A window of Macrotis lagotis isolate mMagLag1 chromosome X, bilby.v1.9.chrom.fasta, whole genome shotgun sequence contains these coding sequences:
- the CCDC160 gene encoding coiled-coil domain-containing protein 160 isoform X1, with the protein MMDVCPFLKEQAEGSVEMETNGKHWVEKLFMPYFTPQDFFKQANQPEPFSQQLAFDQAKGVEEMYNLAIKKFQEEKKFKRKEFISPLIEPESEPKLTERKINISKKQPERNSACWDAADLNVGTEESPKRTEGHCIWNAKELAALRLEAQKKHAEGLTQKLQLAFLNNELEELNAKCRKIQADLEKAQRELLQSKREIGCKTLGLQAAQRDSLRKDRELRALKNAISQKSSNMKNLSQALLQAKQLIQKLDLENKELKEVVQTLKQQIEAGNAALREKVKLHYKVAIHQIQRELEVVKNELRNEKFLHARNNKALELLRKHFSSLPVSSGLDSFKIDYL; encoded by the coding sequence gaaCAGGCAGAAGGTAGCGTAGAAATGGAGACTAATGGAAAGCACTGGGTGGAGAAGTTGTTTATGCCTTATTTTACTCCCCAGGATTTTTTTAAGCAAGCTAATCAGCCTGAACCTTTTTCTCAACAACTGGCTTTCGACCAAGCAAAGGGAGTGGAAGAAATGTATAATTTGGCAATTAAAAAGttccaagaagaaaagaaatttaagaggAAAGAATTCATTTCCCCGCTAATTGAACCAGAATCTGAACCCAAGTTAACTGAGAGAAAGATAAACATTTCAAAGAAGCAACCCGAGAGGAATTCTGCCTGCTGGGATGCAGCCGATTTGAATGTTGGAACCGAAGAAAGCCCCAAGAGAACAGAAGGTCATTGTATTTGGAATGCAAAGGAATTAGCAGCTTTGCGACTAGAGGCACAGAAAAAGCACGCGGAAGGCCTGACTCAAAAACTTCAGCTGGCCTTTCTGAACAACGAGCTGGAAGAGCTCAACGCCAAATGCAGAAAGATCCAGGCCGACTTGGAGAAGGCCCAGCGAGAACTCCTGCAGTCCAAACGCGAAATCGGCTGCAAGACCCTCGGGCTGCAAGCCGCTCAGAGGGACAGCTTAAGAAAAGATCGAGAACTTCGAGCCCTAAAGAACGCCATCTCGCAGAAATCCAGCAACATGAAGAATTTAAGCCAGGCCCTCCTCCAAGCCAAGCAACTGATCCAGAAGCTCGACCTGGAAAACAAAGAGCTGAAAGAGGTGGTGCAAACGTTGAAGCAGCAAATTGAGGCTGGCAATGCCGCCCTGAGGGAAAAGGTGAAATTGCATTATAAAGTAGCAATCCACCAAATTCAGAGAGAGTTAGAGGTTGTCAAGAATGAGCTGAGAAACGAGAAGTTCCTCCATGCCAGAAATAACAAGGCCCTAGAGCTCCTTAGGAAACACTTTTCTTCTTTACCAGTGTCAAGCGGGCTTGACAGTTTCAAAATAGATTA
- the CCDC160 gene encoding coiled-coil domain-containing protein 160 isoform X2: MMDVCPFLKDFFKQANQPEPFSQQLAFDQAKGVEEMYNLAIKKFQEEKKFKRKEFISPLIEPESEPKLTERKINISKKQPERNSACWDAADLNVGTEESPKRTEGHCIWNAKELAALRLEAQKKHAEGLTQKLQLAFLNNELEELNAKCRKIQADLEKAQRELLQSKREIGCKTLGLQAAQRDSLRKDRELRALKNAISQKSSNMKNLSQALLQAKQLIQKLDLENKELKEVVQTLKQQIEAGNAALREKVKLHYKVAIHQIQRELEVVKNELRNEKFLHARNNKALELLRKHFSSLPVSSGLDSFKIDYL, encoded by the coding sequence GATTTTTTTAAGCAAGCTAATCAGCCTGAACCTTTTTCTCAACAACTGGCTTTCGACCAAGCAAAGGGAGTGGAAGAAATGTATAATTTGGCAATTAAAAAGttccaagaagaaaagaaatttaagaggAAAGAATTCATTTCCCCGCTAATTGAACCAGAATCTGAACCCAAGTTAACTGAGAGAAAGATAAACATTTCAAAGAAGCAACCCGAGAGGAATTCTGCCTGCTGGGATGCAGCCGATTTGAATGTTGGAACCGAAGAAAGCCCCAAGAGAACAGAAGGTCATTGTATTTGGAATGCAAAGGAATTAGCAGCTTTGCGACTAGAGGCACAGAAAAAGCACGCGGAAGGCCTGACTCAAAAACTTCAGCTGGCCTTTCTGAACAACGAGCTGGAAGAGCTCAACGCCAAATGCAGAAAGATCCAGGCCGACTTGGAGAAGGCCCAGCGAGAACTCCTGCAGTCCAAACGCGAAATCGGCTGCAAGACCCTCGGGCTGCAAGCCGCTCAGAGGGACAGCTTAAGAAAAGATCGAGAACTTCGAGCCCTAAAGAACGCCATCTCGCAGAAATCCAGCAACATGAAGAATTTAAGCCAGGCCCTCCTCCAAGCCAAGCAACTGATCCAGAAGCTCGACCTGGAAAACAAAGAGCTGAAAGAGGTGGTGCAAACGTTGAAGCAGCAAATTGAGGCTGGCAATGCCGCCCTGAGGGAAAAGGTGAAATTGCATTATAAAGTAGCAATCCACCAAATTCAGAGAGAGTTAGAGGTTGTCAAGAATGAGCTGAGAAACGAGAAGTTCCTCCATGCCAGAAATAACAAGGCCCTAGAGCTCCTTAGGAAACACTTTTCTTCTTTACCAGTGTCAAGCGGGCTTGACAGTTTCAAAATAGATTA